From a region of the Sminthopsis crassicaudata isolate SCR6 chromosome 6, ASM4859323v1, whole genome shotgun sequence genome:
- the LOC141547423 gene encoding olfactory receptor 5D18-like — protein MGNADRNESDVIFILLGFSDYPDLQIPLFLLFLVIYIITVVGNLGMIMIIRINPKLHTPMYFFLSHLSFLDFCYSTTITPKLLQILVVEDRSISFPPCVTQYCFVVICVVAEGFLLTVMAYDRFVAICNPLLYIIVMSQKRCIMMMTGVYTWGIISTIIFVYSLVARSFAGTNIINNFFCEYSAVISVSISDNYVTETIFFILANFNTFFTLIIVLTSYLFIFITILKMNSASGRYKAFSTCASHLTGVSIFFGTILFLYCMPSSKSSWLLVRISTVFYTVVIPMLNPLIYSLRNKDVKETIRKLMQLPVGLFNG, from the coding sequence ATGGGCAATGCTGACCGAAATGAGAGtgatgtcatttttattcttttagggTTCTCTGATTATCCAGATCTCCAGATCCCTCTGTTCCTGCTATTCCTTGTGATCTATATCATTACTGTAGTAGGAAACTTGGGCATGATTATGATCATCAGAATTAATCCGAAACTTCATACtcccatgtattttttccttagtcatttgtcttttttagatttttgttaCTCTACTACAATTACACCCAAATTATTACAAATCTTGGTTGTGGAAGACAGAAGCATCTCTTTTCCTCCCTGTGTCACACAATATTGTTTTGTTGTCATATGTGTTGTTGCAGAGGGATTTTTATTAACAGTGATGGCCTATGACCGCTTTGTGGCAATTTGCAATCCCTTGCTATATATAATTGTCATGTCTCAGAAACGCTGTATCATGATGATGACAGGAGTTTATACATGGGGCATAATTTCTACTATTATATTTGTTTACTCTCTTGTTGCAAGGTCATTTGCTGGGACCAacatcattaataattttttctgtGAGTATTCTGCAGTAATTTCTGTTTCCATCTCTGATAATTATGTGACAGAGACAATCTTTTTTATACTTGCCAATTTCAATACATTTTTCACACTCATTATTGTACTCACAtcatatctctttatttttattactatccTAAAGATGAATTCAGCTAGTGGAAGATACAAAGCTTTTTCTACTTGTGCCTCCCACTTGACAggtgtttccattttctttggaaCCATCCTCTTCCTCTACTGTATGCCCAGTTCCAAAAGCTCATGGCTTCTAGTGAGAATAAGCACTGTGTTTTATACAGTGGTGATCCCCATGCTGAACCCTTTAATATACAGTTTGAGGAATAAAGATGTGAAAGAAACTATCAGGAAATTAATGCAACTACCAGTTGGGTTGTTCAATGGATAG
- the LOC141547421 gene encoding olfactory receptor 5D18-like: protein MDNADRNKSDIIFILLGFSDYPDLQIPLFLVFLVIYIITVVGNLGMIIIIRINPKLHTPMYFFLSHLSFLDFCYSTTITPKLLQILVMEDRSMSFALCITQYSFAAICVVTEAFLLAVMAYDRFVAICNPLRYIVVMSQKRCALLLTGVYIWGIISSSIFIYSLLILSFSGSNIINNFLCEYSALLSVSISDKHVTETIFFILANFNTFFTVIIVLTSYLFIFITILKMNSSSGRHKAFSTCASHLTGVTIFFGTILFLYCVPSSKGSWLLVRVSTVFYTVVIPMLNPLIYSLRNKVVKETIRKLMELPVG, encoded by the coding sequence ATGGACAATGCTGATCGAAACAAGAGTGATATCATCTTCATCCTTTTAGGGTTCTCTGATTACCCAGATCTCCAAATTCCTCTGTTCCTGGTATTCCTGGTGATCTATATCATTACAGTAGTAGGAAATTTGGGCATGATTATAATCATTAGGATTAACCCCAAACTTCATACTCCCATGTACTTTTTCCTTAGTCATTtgtcttttttagatttttgttaCTCTACTACAATTACACCCAAATTGTTACAAATCTTGGTTATGGAAGACAGAAGCATGTCTTTTGCTCTCTGTATCACACAATATTCTTTTGCTGCCATCTGTGTGGTTACAGAGGCATTCTTATTAGCAGTGATGGCCTATGACCGCTTTGTGGCAATTTGCAATCCCTTGCGATATATAGTTGTCATGTCCCAGAAACGATGTGCTCTGTTGCTGACAGGTGTTTATATATGGGGCATAATATCTTCTAGCATATTCATCTACTCACttcttattttgtcattttctggAAGCAACATCATTAATAATTTTCTCTGTGAGTATTCTGCATTACTTTCTGTTTCCATCTCTGATAAACATGTAACAGAGACAATCTTTTTTATACTTGCCAATTTCAATACGTTTTTCACGGTTATTATTGTACTCACAtcatatctctttatttttattactattctgAAGATGAATTCTTCTAGTGGGAGACACAAAGCTTTCTCTACTTGTGCCTCCCACCTGACAGGTGTTACTATTTTCTTTGGAACCATCCTCTTCCTGTACTGTGTGCCCAGTTCCAAAGGTTCATGGCTTCTAGTGAGAGTAAGCACTGTGTTTTATACAGTGGTGATCCCCATGCTGAACCCCCTAATATACAGTTTGAGAAATAAAGTTGTGAAAGAGACTATCAGGAAATTAATGGAACTGCCAGTTGGGTAG